TTGGCCCTGGGCGACCTCGTGGTGGGAGGCCTCGATGTCGAAGCCCATGTCCTCGAGTCCGTAGATGATCTCACGGCGGACGTCGCTCGCGAGGTCCTTCGGCGCGAGGTCGAAGTAGCCACCGGCGTCGTTGGTCTTGGTGGTCGCGCGGCCGTCCTCGTCTTCCTCGAACAGGAAGAACTCGGGTTCGGGGGCGGCGTTGACCTCGTAGCCCATCTCCTCGGCACGCTCGATTGCGCGTTTCAGGACGCCACGCGGGTCGCCGGAGAACAGCTCGCCGGTCGAGGTGTTGACGACGTCACAGATGAGTCGCGCGCTGGAGCCGCCCTCGACGTTTTCGCGCCACGGCAGGATAGAGAACGTCGATGGGTCCGGGTCCAGACGCATGTCGGACTCCTGAATCCGGACGAAGCCGTCGATGGACGACCCGTCGAAGTAGATGCCTTCGGTGAACGCCTTCTCGGCCTGGTCGGCCGTGATTGAGACGTTCTTTACTGTGCCGAGAATATCCGTGAACTGCAGCCGCAGGAAATCGACGTTCTTCTCTTCGATCTCGTCAAGCACGTCCTGGGCCTCGTCCGAGAGTTCGCTTGTCATGTTGGGACACCCGATAGGAACGCCGCCACTACTAAAACCCTGCCGTTTTGCGCAATCCTTCCGGAGTTATCGATTCCATCTGGACATTCGTAAAATTCTAATCCCTGGGGGGCGTGCCTCGATGTAATGACGTACGAAAATCTCGACCGGAAGTTGGTGAATGCCCTGCTCGGCGACGGGCGAGCGAGCCTCCGAAGCCTCGGAGAGGACCTGAACGTCTCGGTTACGACGGTGTCGAACCATCTCTCGGACCTCGAGGACGAGGGTGTCATCAATGGCTACACACCGAAGCTGGACTACGACGCGCTGGGGTACGACGTCACCGCCATCATCCAGCTGAAAGTCGAGGGGTCGGCGCTGCCCTCGGTCACCGACCGGCTCAAAGAGCACAAGCAGATGATATCGGTCTACGAGGTCACCGGCGACTACGACATCATCGCCGTCGGGAAGTTCACCGACACCGACGGGATGAACGCCCAGATCAAGAAACTCCTGACCGACCCCGAGATCAAGGAGTCCAACACCTCGGTGGTGCTCAACGCCGCCGCCGAGAACGAGCAGTTCGATCTCGAAATCGACGAGTAACCCGATTTTCGTCGGCTTCCGAATCGGCCGGCGTCGCGAACCGCTACCCTCTTGACTGACCAGTCAGTCAGCTCTAGCAATGAGTGACGGCGACCCCGCGGACGACATCATGCGTGCCACCTATCGGGCGCTGTGTACCCACGGGTACGCCGACCTGACGATGCAGGACATCGCCGACGAGTCCGCAAAGAGCAAGGCGGCCCTCCACTACCACTACGACAGCAAGCACGACCTGCTGTGTGCCTTCCTCGAGTACCTCCACGACCGGTTCGTCGAGCGCACGAGCGACCCGGCGGGGGCGTCCCCGGCCGACCGCCTGGTCGCCTTGGTCGAGACGGTGCTGGACAAACCCGAGGACGACCGCGAGGCCTTCGAGACGGCCATCCTCGAGATCCGCGCCCAGGCACCCTACGAGCCCGGGTTCCGCGAGCGACTCACCCGGTTCGACGACTACCTCGCCGGTGAGTTCGAGCGGCTGCTGGCGGCCGGCATCGAGGAGGGCGTCGTCGACCCGACGGTCGACCCCGAGGACACCGCGACGTTCCTCGTCACGATGCTGACCGGGGCGGCGACCGAACGGGTCACGGCCGGGCGGCCGGTCGAGTGCACTAGGCGGATGCTCGCGGAGTACGTCGAGACGCACCTCCTGACCGGCGATCTGGAGGCCGACCTGTGAGTCTCCTGGACCGACTGGCGTCCCTGGGCGACCTGTTCCGGGGACAGGAGGACTTAGACCTCACCAGCGGCGACATCGGCCGGCCGCTGCTCTTCCTGTCGCTGCCCATCGTCGTGACGAACCTCCTGCAGGTCGCGTACAACCTCGCCGATACGTTCTGGCTCGGTCAGTACTCGACGACGGCGCTTGCGGCCATCTCCTTTGCCTTCCCGATGATATTCCTGCTCATCTCGCTGGGGATGGGCCTGTCGGTGGCCGGGAGCGTCCTGGTCGCCCAGCACACCGGCGCCGACGAACACCGCCAGGCGGAGTACGCGGCCTCCCAGACGGTCACCTTCGCGCTCGTCGCGTCGGTGCTGCTGGGCGTGGCCGGGTACTTCTTCGTCGGGGACTTCCTGGCGCTCCTGGGAGCGTCCGACCAGGTGCTCCCCGGTGCGACCGGCTACCTGCAGGTGGTTTCGCTGGGCCTGACGGCGATGTTCGGCTTCTTCGTGTTCATCTCGCTGATGCGGGGTGCCGGCGACACGGTGACGCCGATGCTGGTGATGCTCGGGACGGTGATTCTGAACATCGTCCTCGACCCGTTCCTCATCTTCGGGTGGGGGCCGTTCCCCGAGCTGGGCGTCGTCGGCGCGGCCATCGCGACCATCTTCTCGCGGGGCCTGGCGCTTGCCGTCGGGGTGACCATCATGCTCCGTGGCAACCACGGCGTCCGCATCCGACCGCGGGACATGGTCCCCGACCGCGAGTACCTGGGGAAGCTCCTCCGCCTCGGCGTGCCCGCCTCGCTCGAGGGGACCGGTCGGGCGCTGTCGGTCAACGCCATGCTCTTTATCGTCGGTACGTTCTCGGTGACCGTCGTGGCGGCGTTCGGCGTCGGCATCCGCGTGTTCTCGCTCGTCTTCATGCCCGCCATCGCGATGGACCGCGGCGTCGAGACGATGACCGGCCAGAACCTCGGCGCGGGTCGGCCCGACCGGGCCGCGACGGCGAACCACTTCGCCGCGAAGGTATCCTTCGCGCTGCTGACGGCACTCGGTCTGGTGACGATATTCGCCGCGCCGACGGTCGTGAGCGTCTTCAGCGACGACCCCGAGGTGGTCCGCATCGGGGCCGACTTCCTCCAGTGGGTCGCCCCGACGTTCGGTTTCATCGGCATCGTCCGGGCCTACTCCGGGGGCTTTCGGGGCGCGGGCAAGACCCTGACCGCGGCGGCGCTTGCGGTCCTGATGCTCGGGATCATCCGCCTCCCCGTTGCGTGGGTCGCCTCGCGGCCCGTCGCCGTCCCGGCGTGGCTCGGCCCCGCGGTCGCCGAACTCTTCGCGTCCTCGCTTTCCGAGCAGGGCATCTGGCTGGCCTTCGGGGTCTCGAACGTGCTGTCGGCGGGCATCGCCGCGGCGTGGTTCCTCAGGGGAACCTGGCGCGACGCCGACCCGCGCGAGGCCGGCGAGGCCGTGGTGGCCGACGACTGACGCCACCGGGACCCGCGAATCCGGTCGTGTGACGGCCGTCTGACGTACGTTCTTGGGGGTCGGCGTGCATGCTGCTGTCATGCACGCTGGCACCGACGCGAGTGACGGCGACGACGAGGGACTTCTCTCGGTGTTCGGTGCTCCGCTGCTCGACGCCCTGGACGGCGACAGCGACCGGCAGGCCGCCCGGGCACTCACGTTGCTTGCCGACGCCGACCCCGACCTGGTGGGCCCGCTGGCCGGCCGTCTGCTCGACCGCCTGCCGGCGGCGCGCGACCGCGAACCGCTGGTCCGGATGCTGGCGACGCTCGCCGACGACCACACCGCCGCGGTCCGGACCGCCCTCGACGCGCGAGACGCCGGTCGCTCGCTCAGAGCGACCATCGCCGATACCGAGGGCTGGGCGTTCACGGAACGCGCCGACGGCGGCACGGACGTCGCCGGGGCGGTCCGTCGCGTCGTCGAGACGGACGCCCCGAGTCCCGGCGGCCCCGGGGTCGTCGAACGGGAGCACGCGGGGTCGGGGACCGGTCGCGAGGCCGACGCCGACCGGGCGGTCGAACGTGAACACCGCGGGGACCCGGCGGCCGTCGACCGCCGCGACCGAATCGAGCGCGCCGAGAACTCGCGGGCCTTCCGCGCCATCGACATGCTGAGCGCGTTCGGGGACCTCTCGGTCGTCGAACCCGAGCAGGCGGTCCGGTACGGCTCGGTACTGCGGACCCGGGCGACCCTCGACGGCGACGTGCTCGGGGTCGCCCTGCGCCTGTTCGACCTGCCCGACGACGCCGACGACCGCCGCGAGTTCGCGGCTCGCGTCGCCGAGTCGCTGGCCCAGTGGGACGCCGTCGCCGACCACGACGGGGTCGCGGCGGTCCACGACTGGGGCGACTACCCGCGCCCGTGGGTCGCCACGCCCTTCCTCGACGGGTCGCTGGCCGACCGGGGCCGCCCGAGCCCCGAACGCGGCCTCCGCGAGGCCGCCCACCTCGCCGGCGCCGTCGCGCACTGCCACCGCAACGGCGTCCTCCACGGCGGTCTGGACCCGAAATCGGTGGTCTACCCCGAACGCTCCTTCGACGGGCTCCCGGCGCCCAGGCTCGACAACGTCGGCCTGATGGGGCCCGTGCGTGACGTCTTCGAGCCGTCCTCGTACCTGGACCCTCGCTACGCCGCGCCGGAGTACTTCTCGCGGGAGTACGGCGCCGTCGACGCCGCCTCGGACGTCTACGCGCTCGGGACGGTCTGTTTCCGCCTGCTGACCGGCCGGCCGCCCTTCACCGGCGACTACGAGGCGGTCCGGGAGTGCGTCCTGCACGGCGAGCTGCCGAACCCGACGGACGTACACCCGCGCCTGCCCGACGCCGTCGACCACGTCGTCGCGAAGGCGACGGCGACGGACAAGCTCACCCGCTACGAGACGGCCGCGGCGGTCCGACGGGACTGCTGGCGACTGGTCCAGCGACTCGACTAGACCACCGCGCCGGACTGCAACACGGCGACCAGCACCGTCACCGTCAGTACGCTCAGGAGGGTGGTCACCAGCACCGTCGCGCTGACGAACTCGCCGGGCGCGATGCCCTCCTCGGCGTGGCTGAACGCCCCCACGAGGATGATGGTCGTCACGCCGGTTGGCGTCGCCAGCAGGAGGACGACCACCCGGGCGACCGTCGGGTCCTGGAACCCGACGAGGAGGACGGCACCCAGCGCGACGACGGGTGCGAGGAGGAGTTTCAGCCCGCTCGCGACGCCGACCGGGCGGAGCGTCCCGCCGACGTCGACGTCCGACAGCTGGATGCCGAGGATGAGCAGCATGACGGGAATCGAGGCGTTACCGAGTATCTCGAGGGTCCCCATGAGCGTCGAATCGGTCGGCGGGACGGCGCCGAGCCACCGGACCGCGAGCGCGACGACCACGGCGTAGACCAGCGGCACGCCGAGGACCCGCCGCATGTCCGCGAGCGGGTCGCTCTCCTCGCCCCGCGCCGCGACGTAGATGCCGAGCGTGTAGAGCATCACGCCCTGGAGCGCGGTCACGAGTATCGCCAGACTCCGGCCTTTCGGCCCGAAGGCGAAGTCCGCCAGCGGGATGCCGTAGTTGCCCGTGTTCGGGAAGATGGTCACGAGGACGAACGCCCCGAGCAGGGGCTCTGACTGGCCCCAGGCCCGCCCGATGGCCTCGGCGACGGCGAGCATCACCGCCGTGAACATGACGACGGCGACGACGACGCCGGCGATGGTCGTCCCGGTCAGCGTGGAGGTCATCAGGCTGTGGAGGACCAGCGCAGGGGCCAACACGTAGACGGTCACCGTGTTCAGCGCGTCGGGGTCGACGCCCTCGTAGCGTCCCAGGCCGAACCCGACGGCCGAGACCGCCACGACCGGCAGGATGGCCGTCGCGAAGATGTCGAGCAGCGACACGGGTTGGCGTCCACGGCCGACCGAGAGAAGGCTTTCGACTCCAGCCCAACAGTGATGCGTCGGCGCCGAGTACCCGCGGGCATGCAAACTGCCTACATCGTCGACGCGGTCCGGACGCCCTTTGGCGCACGCGAAGGGGCGTTCCGCGACACGCACCCCCAGGACCTGGCGGCCGAACCGCTCCGTGCCCTGGAAGCCCGCAATGGGTTCGACGGGCCCGACGTCGAGGACGTCGTCTACGGCTGTGTGGTCCCCGTCGACGAACAGGGGCTGAACATCGGCCGCATCGCCCCGATGGTCGCCGGGTGGGGCGAGACGGTGCCCGGCGTCCAGCTCAACCGGATGTGCGGGTCCGGCCAGCAGGCCGTCAACTTCGCCGCCGGACAGATTCGCGGGGGGATGGCCGATCTGCTGGTCGCCGGCGGCGTCGAGCACATGACCCGCGTCCCGATGGGCAGCGATACGCCGGGCGACACCCACAGCTACGCCGACCCTGGCGGCGTCACGGACACCTACTTCGAGCACTTCGAGGAGCTGACCACGCAGGGCGAGGGCGCCGAGCGCATCGCCGAGCAGTGGGGGTTCTCCCGGCGGGAACTCGACGCGCTCGCCGTCGACTCACAGCGCCGCTGGGGCGAGGCCGCCGACGCGGGCAAGCACGACGACCAGGTCGTCCCCGTCGAGACGACGCTGGACGGCGAGTCGGTCGCTGTCTCCGAGGACGGGCATCCCCGGCCGGACACCGACGTCGAGACGCTGGGCGACCTGCCGCTGGTCTTCCGCGACGAGGGCGACGGCGTCGTCCACGCCGGGAACGCCTCGGGCATCGTCGACGGCGCGGCCGCGACGCTGGTCGCCTCCGGGGCGGCCTGCGAGGCGTACGGCTGGGACCCGCTCGCCCGCATCGTCGACGCCACCGTCGTCGGCGTCGACCCGACGACGATGCTCACCGGCCCGATCCCGGCGACCCAACAGCTGCTGGAGCAAACCGGACTCGATGTCGGCGACGTCGACCGATTCGAGGTCAACGAGGCGTTCGCGCCCGTCGTCGCCGCCTGGCTCGAGGAGACGGGCGCCGACTGGGGAAAGACGAACGTCTGGGGCGGCGCCATCGCTCACGGCCACCCGCTGGGGGCGACCGGCGCGGCCCTGCTGGGGAAACTGCCCTACCAGCTCGCGGACTGCGGTGGCCGGTACGGCCTCTGTACGATGTGCATCGGCTTCGGCCAGGGCGTCGCGACGCTCGTCGAACGGGTCTGACGACGGGACGACGGTGTTCCCTGTAGCAATGGGGCCCCTCCGGAGCCAGAGCGCCCCGGCTGTCATCGGGCGCGAAGCGCCCGATTGCCCCCGAGACCTTCGGCCTCGCTCTGGCCGACCGCGGGTGGTTCGAAAGACGTTCCGCGTCAGTCGACGAACTCGTCCGCCCGACCTATCGGTTCACGCCGACGGTGACGAGGGTGCCGTACTCCCGGTAGCGCTCGACCATCGCCTCGCGCGTGTCCCACTCCTCGATGGGGAAGGCGTCGGCCGGCGGGATCTCGATGTCACGGTCGGGGACGTTGTCCTGGACGGCGACCGACAGGCCCGCCTCGCCGAAGGCATCGCGGTACTCGGCCGCGCTCCAGCGGGTCATGGGCACCTCGACCAGCTCGTCCCAGTGGTGGGTGTGGACGCTCTCCTCGAAGTAGTTGACCGCGCAGTGGAACGTGCCGCCGGGCTGCAGGACCCGCGCCACGTCGCGGAGGACGGCGTGTGGGTCGCTCGCGTAGTAGAACGCCTCCATCGAGAAGCAGTGGTCGACGCTGTCGTCGGCGAACGGGAGGTGCTCGAAGTCGCCCACCAGAAAGCCCACGTCGGGGTCGTCGGTGTACGAGCGGGCGTTACGGGCCATCGCGGGCGCGGCGTCGATGCCGTAGGCCCGGTCGGCGCCTTTCGTCTGCTTGAGTGCGCGGCCGGCGTAGCCGCTACCACACCCCAGGTCGAGGACGGTGTCGCCTTCCTCGACGGGCATCCGTGCCAGGACGTGCTTGGCCGTGTGCCAGTGGCGGTCCTCCATCCCGCGGTCCTTGCCGGCGGCCGCCCACTCGTCGAACTCGTCGCTGACGCTCATGTCCGGAGTCGGGGGCGGGGCGGCCAAACACCCTTCGACTCGATTCCACGGCTGTTATCCCGCGAGGCGACCGAACCGTGCATATGACACGCCGTCGTCGCTACCGAATCTCCAACACCGCCCAGCAGGTGGTCGGCGGGTTCCTGCTGGCCGGCCCCTTCGTCGTCACCGAGGAGGTGTGGGTGCTGGCGGCGAACATGAGTTTCTATCACGTGATTCTCATCGTCGGCATCGTCTTCGCCATCGGCTACGGCGCCCTCTACGAGGCCGACGAGGACCGCGAGGTAGACGAGGAAGCGGAGGTCGGTGGGATCCCCATCCGTTTCATCTCGCTGATGGTTGTCTCCTTCGGGTCCGTCGCGGTGCTCGCGTTGGTGTTTACCGCCCCGAGCGCCTTCCTCGTCGAGGGCGGGGTCCTGGCCGACCCCACGCGGGCCGACGTCGCCCTGACGACGGTGAAGGCCGTCTCCGTGGGCGCGATCTTCAGCGTCGTCGGCGCCGCGACGGCCGACAGCGTCTTCTGAGACACCGGACCCGCATACTTAATGTCTGTCGCCACGCGTTCCCGGACATATGGAGTATACGCTGGCCATCGACAACACGCCCGAGACTGTCGAGGGCGGGACCGGGATTCTCCTCTTGCATCCGTCGACCGGTGCGACGGACCGACTGGACACCGACTTCCTGTCGACCGACACCGACGCGATGCTGGTCATCTCGACGCGGACGACCGCCCGCGAGGTCAAGCAGAAACTCGAGTACTACCAGGTCGACGAGTCGAAGGCGACCATCCTCGATACGCTCTCGGTCGAGCGTGGCTACACCCGCCGGCAGTCGGCCGGCGTGAAGTACGTCTCGGCCCCGGACGACCTCGAGGGCATCGTCGAGGAGACGGAGACGTTCCTCGACGCCCACGAGGGCAAGCTGCGCATCACCTTCGACTCCGTGACCGAACTCATCTACTACGCCGACGAGGACCGGGCCCTGTCGGCGGTGGGTGAGATCCTCGAGCTGCTCGACGCGTACGACGCCGTCGGCATGTTCCACCTGGCACAGGGCGTCCACGACGCCGAGACGGTCGACCGGTTCCGCGACCTGTTCGACGGCGTGGTCGAACTCGCCGAGGACGGCACCATCACCAGCGAGTTCTGACGACCTGTCAACGCGGGCTAATCACTAATTATTAAGAGGGTATGGGCCATCAGAACAGCCTGTATGCCGGAATGCCAGAACTGCGGTAATTTTGTAACGGCTGCCTATGCTCGTGTCTTCACACCGAACGGTGTCGAGAAGCCACGGGTCTGCCCGCAGTGTGAGGACAAGATCCGAGACGGAGCGGACGTTCGCGAGGCGCGGTCGACGCGCCGCGGATAGGCGACTTTCGGGGGAACGGTGTCCCTGTCTCTCTGAGACCGTGACCGGGTTCGGTCACGCGTCGACGCTCGCTCGCCGACAGCGTCACGGCCGTGCGTCGGCGACGAGCGCCCGGGCCCGCTCGAAGACGTCGTCGGCCCGACCCGGTTCGCGGGCCTCGGCCGTCACGCGGACCAGGGGCTGGGTGCCACTGGCCCGGAGCAGGAACCAGGCGTCGCCCAGGTCGACACGGACGCCGTCGAGCGTGGTCACGTCGTCGTACGTCGCGTGGACCGTCTCGCGGACGGCGTCCATCACGGCGCGCTTCTCGTCGACCTCGACGCTGTCCCGGCGGATGGGGTAGTCGGGCACGTCGGCCGACCGGTCGGCCAGCGACCGGTCGGCGTCCAGCGCGGCCACGGTGCCGGCCGCCAGCGGCCCGTCGGGACACAGCGTCCGGTCGGGCCAGATCCACGACCCGCTGGGTTCACCGCCGAAAGCGACGCCCTCGGCGCTGGCGGCCTCGGCGACGTAGACGTCGCCGACCGGCGTGTACTCGACGTCGACGTCGGTCTCGGCGAGGTAGTCGGCGACGGCGAGGCTGGTGTCGACGGGGACGGCGACCCGCTCGCCGGGGTCGGCCGCCGCCCGGGCGAAGATGGCCAGCAGGACGTCGCCCGAGAGGTAGGTGCCGTCGCCCGCCACCGCCCGCATCCGGTCCGCGTCGCCGTCGTGGGCAACGCCCAGATCCGCGTCGGAATCGGCGACCAGCGTGGCGAGCGACCGGCAGTTCTCGGCCTTCGGTTCGGAGGGGCGGCCCGGGAAGGTACCGTCGGGCTGGGCGTTCAGCGTCTCGACCGTACAGCCCAGCGCCTCCAGGACGTCCAGCGTGACGCCGCCGGCGCCGTTGCCCACGTCGACGACGACGTGGCGGTCGAGCGCGTCGCGGTCGACCGCACTGCGGACGGCCTCGACGTGGCGCTCGCGGGCGTCCCAGGTCTCGAGACGGCCGCTCGCATCCCACTCGGCAGGGTCGAACGCCTCCTCCGCGATGCGCTCCTCGATCTCCTCGCGCAGCGCGGCGTCGAA
The DNA window shown above is from Haloarcula halobia and carries:
- the lrp gene encoding HTH-type transcriptional regulator Lrp; protein product: MTYENLDRKLVNALLGDGRASLRSLGEDLNVSVTTVSNHLSDLEDEGVINGYTPKLDYDALGYDVTAIIQLKVEGSALPSVTDRLKEHKQMISVYEVTGDYDIIAVGKFTDTDGMNAQIKKLLTDPEIKESNTSVVLNAAAENEQFDLEIDE
- a CDS encoding TetR/AcrR family transcriptional regulator — protein: MSDGDPADDIMRATYRALCTHGYADLTMQDIADESAKSKAALHYHYDSKHDLLCAFLEYLHDRFVERTSDPAGASPADRLVALVETVLDKPEDDREAFETAILEIRAQAPYEPGFRERLTRFDDYLAGEFERLLAAGIEEGVVDPTVDPEDTATFLVTMLTGAATERVTAGRPVECTRRMLAEYVETHLLTGDLEADL
- a CDS encoding MATE family efflux transporter; amino-acid sequence: MSLLDRLASLGDLFRGQEDLDLTSGDIGRPLLFLSLPIVVTNLLQVAYNLADTFWLGQYSTTALAAISFAFPMIFLLISLGMGLSVAGSVLVAQHTGADEHRQAEYAASQTVTFALVASVLLGVAGYFFVGDFLALLGASDQVLPGATGYLQVVSLGLTAMFGFFVFISLMRGAGDTVTPMLVMLGTVILNIVLDPFLIFGWGPFPELGVVGAAIATIFSRGLALAVGVTIMLRGNHGVRIRPRDMVPDREYLGKLLRLGVPASLEGTGRALSVNAMLFIVGTFSVTVVAAFGVGIRVFSLVFMPAIAMDRGVETMTGQNLGAGRPDRAATANHFAAKVSFALLTALGLVTIFAAPTVVSVFSDDPEVVRIGADFLQWVAPTFGFIGIVRAYSGGFRGAGKTLTAAALAVLMLGIIRLPVAWVASRPVAVPAWLGPAVAELFASSLSEQGIWLAFGVSNVLSAGIAAAWFLRGTWRDADPREAGEAVVADD
- a CDS encoding protein kinase domain-containing protein, with the protein product MHAGTDASDGDDEGLLSVFGAPLLDALDGDSDRQAARALTLLADADPDLVGPLAGRLLDRLPAARDREPLVRMLATLADDHTAAVRTALDARDAGRSLRATIADTEGWAFTERADGGTDVAGAVRRVVETDAPSPGGPGVVEREHAGSGTGREADADRAVEREHRGDPAAVDRRDRIERAENSRAFRAIDMLSAFGDLSVVEPEQAVRYGSVLRTRATLDGDVLGVALRLFDLPDDADDRREFAARVAESLAQWDAVADHDGVAAVHDWGDYPRPWVATPFLDGSLADRGRPSPERGLREAAHLAGAVAHCHRNGVLHGGLDPKSVVYPERSFDGLPAPRLDNVGLMGPVRDVFEPSSYLDPRYAAPEYFSREYGAVDAASDVYALGTVCFRLLTGRPPFTGDYEAVRECVLHGELPNPTDVHPRLPDAVDHVVAKATATDKLTRYETAAAVRRDCWRLVQRLD
- a CDS encoding AEC family transporter; this translates as MSLLDIFATAILPVVAVSAVGFGLGRYEGVDPDALNTVTVYVLAPALVLHSLMTSTLTGTTIAGVVVAVVMFTAVMLAVAEAIGRAWGQSEPLLGAFVLVTIFPNTGNYGIPLADFAFGPKGRSLAILVTALQGVMLYTLGIYVAARGEESDPLADMRRVLGVPLVYAVVVALAVRWLGAVPPTDSTLMGTLEILGNASIPVMLLILGIQLSDVDVGGTLRPVGVASGLKLLLAPVVALGAVLLVGFQDPTVARVVVLLLATPTGVTTIILVGAFSHAEEGIAPGEFVSATVLVTTLLSVLTVTVLVAVLQSGAVV
- a CDS encoding thiolase family protein; translation: MQTAYIVDAVRTPFGAREGAFRDTHPQDLAAEPLRALEARNGFDGPDVEDVVYGCVVPVDEQGLNIGRIAPMVAGWGETVPGVQLNRMCGSGQQAVNFAAGQIRGGMADLLVAGGVEHMTRVPMGSDTPGDTHSYADPGGVTDTYFEHFEELTTQGEGAERIAEQWGFSRRELDALAVDSQRRWGEAADAGKHDDQVVPVETTLDGESVAVSEDGHPRPDTDVETLGDLPLVFRDEGDGVVHAGNASGIVDGAAATLVASGAACEAYGWDPLARIVDATVVGVDPTTMLTGPIPATQQLLEQTGLDVGDVDRFEVNEAFAPVVAAWLEETGADWGKTNVWGGAIAHGHPLGATGAALLGKLPYQLADCGGRYGLCTMCIGFGQGVATLVERV
- a CDS encoding class I SAM-dependent methyltransferase, whose product is MSVSDEFDEWAAAGKDRGMEDRHWHTAKHVLARMPVEEGDTVLDLGCGSGYAGRALKQTKGADRAYGIDAAPAMARNARSYTDDPDVGFLVGDFEHLPFADDSVDHCFSMEAFYYASDPHAVLRDVARVLQPGGTFHCAVNYFEESVHTHHWDELVEVPMTRWSAAEYRDAFGEAGLSVAVQDNVPDRDIEIPPADAFPIEEWDTREAMVERYREYGTLVTVGVNR
- a CDS encoding DUF2391 family protein; its protein translation is MTRRRRYRISNTAQQVVGGFLLAGPFVVTEEVWVLAANMSFYHVILIVGIVFAIGYGALYEADEDREVDEEAEVGGIPIRFISLMVVSFGSVAVLALVFTAPSAFLVEGGVLADPTRADVALTTVKAVSVGAIFSVVGAATADSVF
- a CDS encoding DUF7090 family protein, which produces MEYTLAIDNTPETVEGGTGILLLHPSTGATDRLDTDFLSTDTDAMLVISTRTTAREVKQKLEYYQVDESKATILDTLSVERGYTRRQSAGVKYVSAPDDLEGIVEETETFLDAHEGKLRITFDSVTELIYYADEDRALSAVGEILELLDAYDAVGMFHLAQGVHDAETVDRFRDLFDGVVELAEDGTITSEF
- a CDS encoding DUF7563 family protein, with the translated sequence MPECQNCGNFVTAAYARVFTPNGVEKPRVCPQCEDKIRDGADVREARSTRRG
- the glmM gene encoding phosphoglucosamine mutase; protein product: MTLFGTSGIRGPVGETVTAALALSVGRALGVESERVVVGRDPRESGEFLQAALVAGLRESGTDVVDLGLAATPTVARTVGWRDADAGVSITASHNPPQDNGIKLWQPSGQAFDAALREEIEERIAEEAFDPAEWDASGRLETWDARERHVEAVRSAVDRDALDRHVVVDVGNGAGGVTLDVLEALGCTVETLNAQPDGTFPGRPSEPKAENCRSLATLVADSDADLGVAHDGDADRMRAVAGDGTYLSGDVLLAIFARAAADPGERVAVPVDTSLAVADYLAETDVDVEYTPVGDVYVAEAASAEGVAFGGEPSGSWIWPDRTLCPDGPLAAGTVAALDADRSLADRSADVPDYPIRRDSVEVDEKRAVMDAVRETVHATYDDVTTLDGVRVDLGDAWFLLRASGTQPLVRVTAEAREPGRADDVFERARALVADARP